CAAGATGGCGCGCTCGATCCACACGTACACGCGCGGCAGCGCCGAACGCTTCTACGCGTGGCTGGCCGACCATCGAACCGGCACGTTGCCCGACGGCCCCGCGGTGTGGATCTGCGGCGACTGCCATCTCGGCAACCTCGGGCCGGTCGCGGCGAAGACGGGCGAAGTCGCCGTGCAGATACGCGACCTCGACCAGAGCGTGATCGGCAATCCGGTGCACGACCTGCTGCGGCTCGGCTTCTCGCTGGCGACCGCGGCGCGCAGCTCGGATCTGCCCGGCGTCATCACATGGCGCATGATGGAAGCGCTGATCGACGGCTATGCGCTCGCGTTCGATCCGCGGCGTCGCGACGAACTCGCCCGAACGAAGCGCCCGACCGCAGTGAAAGTAGCGATGCAGGCGGCGCTGCACCGATCGTGGCGCAAGCTCGAGCGGCAGACGCTGCGCAAACGCGCGCCGCACATTCCGCTCGGCAAGCGCTTCTGGCCACTGTCCGAAGCCGAGCGGCGCGCCATTCACGTGCTGTTCGAATCGGCTCCGGTGTCTCCGGTCAGCGCCGCGCTCAGTCATGCGGCTTGCGCCAACGCGCGCATGACGGTGCTCGACGCCGCCTACTGGGTCAAGGGATGCAGCTCGCTCGGCCGGCGCCGCTTCGCGGTGATGCTCGAGATCGACGACGGGTGTCCCGATGAGCGCCGCCCCTATCTGATCGACATCAAGGAGGCCACCACGGCCGACGCGCCGAAACAGAGAGGCATACGCATGCCGCAGGATGCCGCGCAGCGCGTGCTCGAAGGCGCGCGGCACGTGTCGCCGATGCTCGGAAGTCGCATGTGCGCGGCGCGCCTCGACGGGCGCCCGGTCGTCATGCGCGAATTGATGCCGCAGGATCTGAAGCTGGACGCCGAACGCCTGTCGGAAGCGGACGCGATCGACGCGGCGCGATATCTTGCGCGCGTGGTCGGACACGCACATGCGATACAGATGGACGACGCGACGCAACGGGCATGGCGTAACGAGTTGCGGAGCCGGCGTCCGAAGACGGTCGACGCACCGTCCTGGCTGTGGCGAAGCATCATCGAATTGATGGCCGCGCATGAGCAGGCGTATCTGCAGCATTGCCGTCGCCATGTGCTGCGGAGGACGGGGCGCTGAATCGTGGCCGCGGGATCACGCGATGCGCGGTGTAGCACGGTGCCGCTTCGGGCCGCGCCATGTCGTGTCGTGTCGCGCACGACCGCACCAGCTCGCTCGCGGCCCGGCCCCACCGTATCGCACACGATCGACCCAGCCGGCCACCCCACCCGATCAACCGCTCGCCGGCCGAATCACGAGCTCGTCGAAGCCGGTACGCGCATCGCGTTCGCGCGAAAATCGATGCGCGGGCAACGATGCAACGAGCAGTTCAACGGTCGTACGCACGACACAGCCGCTCGCGACGTGTCCGCCCGACACGCGCCCGGATGCGTCGGCAACCGTCATGTGCAGGTGCGCGCCGTCCGGCGACACCGAGCCGGCCAGCGTCAGTATTTCGAGGTCGCCGTGCAACTCGGCCGGCGAATCGACGCCCGCATAACGCACGCGCGCGACGCTGAGGCTGCCGATGCCCTGCAGCACGAACGCCGCATGAACATCGAGCCGACGCAACGCGTGCTCGATCGACGCGCGCAGATCGTCACCGGGAGACAGACGTAAAGGAAGGGCTTGCATGGTCGATCACCTGCTCGAGAGCCGCGGTATCGACGCAGCGTACGTGCGCCCGCGCAATCCGGCAAGCCGCTGCCGGACCGCACGGCGCACGCGCATCACACGGTGAAGCGCTCGCTGGCGAACTGCGCGGCCGGCAGGCCGGCCGCGGCGGCCGCTTCACGCGCGCCCTCGACGAGCGCCGGCGGCCCGCACACGTAGAGGTCCGGCGACACGTCGGCCTGCGCGAGCGCCGCGCGCAATGCATCGACCGGCGTGCCGTGGAGTCCGGCCCATTGCGGGCCGGGCCGCCACACGCACAGGTCGACCAGCAACTGCGGCAGGTCGGCCTGCAGCCGCTCCAGCTCGTCGAGCAGGAACAGCTCGCTTTCCTCATTGACGCCGAAGAACAGCCGCGCGTCGGCGAGCTCCTGATACTCGGCCATCCGCCGCAGCATCGACAGGATCGGCGCGAGCCCCGTGCCGCCGGCGACGAACCAGCGCGGCCGCAGGCTTTCCGCGAACAGGCCGAAGCCGCCCATCGGCGCGCGCACGGTCAGCGGATCGCCGGGCTGCGCGCGCTCCCGCAGGTACGTCGAGAACCATCCGTCCGGCCGCAGCCGGATCAGGAATTCGAGGCGCCCCTCCCAGTTGCTCGTGTTGGCGAGCGAAAACGGCCGGCGCACGCCGCTGCCCGGCACCTCCAGCTCCGCGAACTGGCCGGCCTCGAACTCCACGGCCGAGCCGTTCGCGTCGTCGGGCTCGACCTGCAGCTCGACGCGCATCGTCTGGTCCGCGATCGTGTCGAGCGCCGCGATCCGCGCGATGCGCACCGGCACCGGCTGCAGCAGCACCTTCGCGTGGTCGTACGGCGCGACGACGCGCAAGTCGCTGCGCGGCGTCGTCCGGCACATCAGGATCGCGCCCGGCTGGCCGGCCGGCAGCGCGTCGATGCTGTGCTCTCGCAAGTCGTAGTCGCCTTCGGCGACCGTTGCGTGACACGCGCCGCAACTGCCGCGCCGGCATTGCGACGGCAGCGTGATGCCGGCCTGCGCAGCGGCGGCGAGCACGTCCTGGCCCGGTTCGCAGTCGAAGCCGAACGGCTGCCCGTCGCGCGTCGTGATCTCGATCTGATAGGTCATCGAATCATCCCGCTCACGCTGCCTGGCGCGTCAGCGCAGCGGCGAGGTCCGCACTGGCGTCGCCGATCGGCTGGATGCCGAACTGCTCCACCAGCACGCCGAGCACACCCGGCGTGAGGAACGCCGGCAGCGTCGGCCCGAGCCGGATGTTGCGCAGGCCGAGCGCGAGCAGCGTCAGCAGCACCGCCGCCGCCTTCTGCTCGAACCACGAGATCACCAGCGACAGCGGCAGGTCGTTCACGCCGCACTCGAACGCATCGGCAAGCGCGGTCGCAATGCGGATCGCCGAGTAGCTGTCGTTGCACTGGCCGATGTCGAGCAGGCGCGGAATGCCGCCGATGTCGCCGAATGCGTGCCTGTTGAAACGGTACTTGTTGCAGCCGAGCGTCATCACGACCGTATCGCCGGGCGCCTGCTCCGCGAATTCCGTGTAGTAGTTACGGCCCGGCGCGGCGCCGTCGCAGCCGCCGATCAGGAAGAAGTGGCGAATCTGGCCGGCCTTGACCGCGTCGATCACCTTGTCCGCGACGCCGAGCACCGCGTGCCGGCCGAAGCCGACCGTGATGGTCTCTTCCGGCGCCGTCGCCGGGAAGCCGGGCAACGCCCGCGCCGCCTGGATCAGCGTCGAGAAATCGTGATGCTCGAGATGGCGCACGCCCGGCCAGCCCACCGGCCCCGTCGTGAAGATGCGCTGCCGGTATTGCGGCAACGGCTCGATGATGCAGTTGGACGTCATCAGGATCGGGCCGGGGAAATGCGCGAAGTCGCTCTGCTGGTCCTGCCACGCGCCGCCATAGTTGCCGGCGAGATGCGGGAACGCCTTGAGCGTCGGGTACGCATGGGCCGGCAGCATTTCGCCGTGCGTGTAGACCTGGATGCCGGTTCCCGCGGTCTGTTCGAGCAGCGCATGCAGGTCGCCGAGATCGTGGCCGGACACCAGGATCGCCTTGCCCGCCACCGGCGTCACGCGCACCGACGTGGGCTGCTGCGCGCCGAAGCGGCCGGTGTTCGCGCTGTCGAGCAGCTCCATCACCTTCAGGTTCAGCCGGCCGAGATCGAGCGCCTGCTCGAGCAATGCGTTCAGGTCGGTTGGGTCGGTCGCGAGAAACGCGAGCGCCGCTTCGATGCCTTCGTAGATGTCGTCGCGTTCGTAGCCGAGCACCCGCGCATGATGCGCATACGCGCACACGCCTTTCAGGCCGTACAGCACCAGTGCGCGCAGCCCGACGATGTCGGCGCCCACCGTATCGAGGCCCGCGTCGATGCCGACGGCCGCTGCCTGCTTCAGCAGACCGGGCAGATCGTCCGCCGGCTGCCACGCGGCCGGACCCTGCAGCGCCGGCAGCGCCGCGCCCGTGGCGCGCGCCTGCGCGTCGCATGCGGCCTTCACGCGGTCGCGCGTCTGCGCGGCTTCGCGCAGCAGCGTCACGAAGCGCGCCGCGTGAAAGTTCACGTTGGTCAGCGTCGTGAACATCGCGTACAGTACGAACCGGTCGGCCTCGCGGTCGGGCTCGCCCATGCCGCGCGCGAGCGCGCCGTACTGCGCGATGCCCTTCACCGCATGAACGAGCAGGTCCTGCAGGTCGGCCGTCGTCGCGTCCTTGCCGCAATTCCCCTTCGCCGACGCGCAGCCGGGCCGCGCACCGGTCCGGTCAGTCTGTTCGCATTGGTAGCAAAACACGGTGCTCTCCTTTGTCGATCATGGGGACGCGGGTCGGTGCGTCGGCGCCGCAAATCGTGTTTCGGCCGCCGGGCGCTACGCCCGCTTCAAGATGCGTTCTTGATGCATCTTTTTCATGATCTTTCGGCGCAGCATCTGCCACCCTGACGCAGATCAAAAAAGCACACGTGTGGGACAACTTGTCGCTATGACTGCGCGCCGGCCGGTTCGGCGGGCGCGTCGTCGGCTTCGCCTTCGCTGAATTCGATGCCCCAGTCGCCGTACTGATACCAGTCGTCGCCGAGCAGCTCGGCGGGATGCTGGGTACGGCTGGAGCCGTTGCCGCAACGCATCGACTGGGTCGGGCAGTAGTTGTCGCAGCCCCAGCAGATCCGCTCCGGATGCGCCGGGTGCAGCGCGAATTTCTTGGCCATGATGCGTTGTCCTGAAGTCGGTGGGTACGCTACCGTCCGACTCTAGTACGCACACCGCACGATGCCGATGCGACATTCGTTCGCAGCGCAGAGGCGGGATCGATGGCGCGTGCGGAGGCCGTTTCGGTGTTGCTCAGGATGGACCGCGCTCGTCATGTCGCGCGACGTCTCGTCACGGCGTACGCGTGTCCGACGCCGCCACGGCTTGCGGATTCGCGATCAGCTGCAAGCGCACGCGCAGCGGCTGCAGCATGTCCGGCGGCGGCGCTTCGGCGAGCGCTCGCGCGACGAGCAACTGACGCAGCGCCGCGTCCGCATCGGCCGAGCCGAGCGTCGCGAAATCCACTCGTGTGACCACGCCGTTCGCACCGATCCATGCGCGTATCGCGATCGGCGACGGCGCATCGGCGCTCACATCCGGGCCGCGCGCTTCGAGATAACGATGCAGCCGCTGCGACGCGTCTCCGCCCGCTTCGAGCCACATCTCGAACTGATGCCCGACCAACTGTGCATATGTGATCCAGGACTGCGGCACGTCGGTCGTCTGTGCGGCGACCGACGTACACGCGGCCAGCAACGCCGCGCAAACGCCTGCGCGCAACCATCCGGATACCGTCCCTACCCGCGTTCGCGTCATCCCGCCTCCCGTTCCATGTGTATCGCTCGCGTGCGCGAACGGCGCGCATCGCACCGCGTCGGCCTGCGCGTTCATCCTGCCCCGATCGGCACATACAGCCGCGTGCCGCCGCGTTGCACGAGCAGCACGACGTTGCCGTGCGCGGCGTCCATCGCGGCCATCAACGTGTCGATGCTCGCGACCGTCGCGCCGTTGACCGACAGCACGACGTCGCCCGGCTGCAACCCCGCGCGCGCCGCCTGACCGCTCGCCCGTTCGACGACGAGCGCCTGGCCCACGCCGAGCCGCCGCCGTTCGCGGTCGGTCGCGGCGCGCAGCACGAGCCCGAAGCGGGCCGGTCCGCGCGCGACGCCGGCCGGCGCCGCCCCGCTGTCGAACGCGCCGACCGTCGCGCCGACATGCATCGCCCGCCCCGCGCGCCACAGGAGCAGATCGACCTGCCGCCCGGCCCGCATGCCGGCGATCGTGCCGAGCAGATCCGCCGATTCGGCGACCGCGTTGCCGTCCACCGCGAGCACGACGTCGCCTGCCTGCAATCCCGCCTGCGCGGCCGGGCCGTCGGGCTCGACCATCGTGATCAGCGCGCCGTCCGGGCCCGGGAGGCCGAACGAGCGCGCGAGCGCGCGGCTCACTTCCTGCACGGCCACGCCGAGCCGGCCGCGCACGACCTTGCCGGTGCGCAGCAACTGGTCCTTCACGTCGAGCGCGATATCGATCGGGATCGCGAACGCGAGCCCCTGATAGCCGCCCGTCTTCGAGAAGATCATCGAATTGATCGCGATCACGCGGCCGTCGAGATCGAACAGCGGCCCGCCCGAATTGCCGGGATTGATCGGCACGTCGGTCTGGATGAACGGAATCGCGCGCTCGCCGGGCAACGAGCGCGACTTCGCGCTGACGATGCCCTGCGTGACCGTATTGGCAAACCCGTACGGCGATCCGATCGCCATCACCCAGTCACCGACCTCGGTGCGTGCCGGATCGCCGGTCGCGACGACCGGCAGGTTGTGCGCGTCGATACGTATCACCGCGACGTCGGACAGCGGATCGCTGCCGAGCACGCGGCCCGTGAACTCGCGCTTGTCGGTGAGCTTCACGTCGACGCTCGTTGCGTCGCCGACTACGTGCCGGTTCGTGAGGATCACGCCGTCCGCGTCGACGATGAAGCCGGAGCCGAGGCTCACCTCCTCGCGGTTGCCGATCACACGTCGCGCGAGAAACGGCGCGAGCGGATGATCGGGTGCGATGCCGGGCGGCAGCTGGATGCCCATCTGCGCGACTTCGCGCGTGACGCTGATGTTGACGACGGCCGGGCCTACGCGCCGCACGAGCGCCGCAAAGTTCGGCAGTGCGACGGTTGCGGATGCGCGGTTGTTCGTGGCGATGGGGCTGCGCTCGGTTGGCGCGGGCGTCGTGGCGGCCGTGGGAGCCGTGGGAGCCGTGGGAGCCGTGGAAGCCGCGGAAGCCGCGGAAATCGCGGAAATCGCGGAAATCGCGGAAATCGTGGAAGTCGTGGAAGTCGTGGAAGTCGTGGAAGTCGCCGGAGCCGTGGCAACCGTGGCAGCCCTGGCAACTGTGGTAGCCGCGATCCCCGCGCACGCGAGCACGAGCCCACCCGTCAGCGCTCGCAGCAACGTGGCGCGGCCCGCCTTCATGCGCATGCGCATGGCATCGCCGCGCGCCGGCCGCCGATACCGCGCGATCATCGCTTCGGCGGCACCGCGACCGGCGCGTCGGGCCGCTGCGGCGTCGCCGAGCGGCCCCAGTTCGAGCCGAAGCGGTTGCGTTCGGTCGACAGGTTGAACGTGCCGAGGCGGTTCGACGGCTGCTTCGACAGCCGTTCGGCATCGGTCTGCGGTGCGCCGCCCGGTTGCGCGTCGGACGCCGGCTTCAGTTGCCGGCTCAGGCAGTCATAGGACAGCGCGCGCTTGCCGTCGACCTCCGCATCGACGCACACCGGCTTCCCAGCCGAACCGGGCTCGGCAGCCGCGCCGCCGCCCTGCGCGTGCGCGCCCGCGGCCTGCAGCACGCATGCGATCGTCATCATTACCCCAAGTCGTCTGTTCATCCGTTCTCCGTGGATCATGACCGGTCCGTCAGCATTCGCGCGCTCATGCACGCACCGCGCACGCGGCCGGTTGCGCCAGAAAGCGCGCGAACGCCGCGCGCTCGGCCGCGCCGACCGCTGGCTCGCGCGCATCCGCGCATTGCACCCAGAGGTCGCGCATCCCGTCGATCGGCTGCCACGCGAGCACCTGTGCGCCGGTCGGATACGGCGTGACAACGGGCTCGCGATAGTCGACGCGAAAGAGCCGCGGCGCATCGCCGCCCGCGGTCCACAAATCGCCGACGTCACGCACGCTCGCGTCGAACCAGAAACGCACCCAGCGCGCCGTCGGGGCGAGCGCGGCAGCGCCGCGCGCGACGGCCGGTGGTGTGTCGGCAGACGGTGTATCCGCGGACGGCGCATCGGCACACCGCGCAACAGCAGATGACGTGACAGCGGACGGCGCATCGGCAAACCGCGCAACAGCACACGCCACATCACCAGCCGCTGTATCCGCCCGCACCGCATCCCCGCCCACCACCTCCGGCACGCGCATAAACCCCGCCAGCACGAGCAGCACGGCGGCCAGATCGTCGTCGCGCAACATTCGGTACGACCACAGATCCGCGACGTCCGCGCACGCGATCACCGCGATGAAGCGCTCGATCGTCAGCGCGGGCCACACATGCCGCATCGATGCGTAATGACACGCCCACCGCGCGACGAACCGCTCGCGATGACGCGCCGCGACCTCCACATCGCTCGACCCGCGGATCGCGAGCTCATCCGGTTGATATTGCCGCGTCGTCAGCACGCATTGCGCGGAGCAACGCGCGCTGCGGTGCCGCGCATAGCCGCCCGCGCCGGGCAGCGGCTCGAGCGCGCCGAAGCACAGCGGACAATGCGTCGGCCATTCGCCGCGGCGGCTCGGCCACGGCGTCGCCTTCGGCAGGCGCGGACGATCGGACGCGACGGCCGCTCGCCGCCGCTCCGGCGTGCGCGCATCGGGAGCCGCGACCGGCGGCGTCGGACGGACAGTTGCCATGGCGGCCTACCGGGCAGCGGCGAGCGCTTTCTTCAGCGCGTCTTCGTTGATCGGCGCGTTCGCGGCAAGGTTCGCGAGATACGTGCGCGCATTCTGCTGCGTGCGCTGCGCGCGCAGCATCGTGCGCAGCTGCTCCTTCACGTCGGCCAGCGGACGCGGCGCAGCCGCGCGCACGTCGATCAGCTTCACGACATGAAAACCCGACGGCGTGCGAACCGGCGCGGACACCTGCCCGGGCTTCAGCGCGTCGGCCGCCTGCCGCACGGCCGGCAGCATCAGCGAATCCGGTACGAAACCGAGATCGCCGCCGTTCGCCGCGCTCGCGGCGTCCTGCGAATTCGCCCGCGCAAGCGCAGCGAAATCGCCGCCGCGAGCACGGTTCGCGAGATCGGCCGCCCGTTTGCGAGCGGCTTCGAGCGTCGCGGCGTCCGCGTTCGACGGCACCGCGATGTAGATCTGGGCGACGTGCAGCGCACGCGGCGTAGTGAGCGCCGCGCGGTTCTGCTCGTATGCGGACTGGATCTCGGCATCGGACGGATAGTCGGCAGGCGGCGCACTGACGGATGCGAGATAACTGCGCGCGACGATGTCGCGCCGCGCCTGCTCGATCGCCGCCTGCACCTGCGCGTCCTTCTCCCAGCCTTTCGACTTCGCCTCGGCGAGCACCGCCTTCTGCGCGAGCGTCGCGCGCACGACCTGGTCGAGCGCCGCCGGGTCGGCAGCGAGCCGCTCGCGGCCTTCGGCGTTCACCGCCTTCAGCACGCCGGCGATATCGGCCTGCGTGACCGACGCCTGCGCGACGCTCGCGATCACGTCGTCCTGCGCATGCGCGGCGAGCGGTGCGGCCAGCAGCAAGCCGGCCGTCACGAGCGCCCGCGTCTTCATCTTCGTCATCATCGTTGCACCGCCCTCTCGGTTGCTGTTCAAGTGCGCACGCCGCCGGTCGCACGACAT
The sequence above is drawn from the Burkholderia ubonensis genome and encodes:
- a CDS encoding DUF2252 family protein, producing MAKQSAASARLPASDERARILERLRSRKMARSIHTYTRGSAERFYAWLADHRTGTLPDGPAVWICGDCHLGNLGPVAAKTGEVAVQIRDLDQSVIGNPVHDLLRLGFSLATAARSSDLPGVITWRMMEALIDGYALAFDPRRRDELARTKRPTAVKVAMQAALHRSWRKLERQTLRKRAPHIPLGKRFWPLSEAERRAIHVLFESAPVSPVSAALSHAACANARMTVLDAAYWVKGCSSLGRRRFAVMLEIDDGCPDERRPYLIDIKEATTADAPKQRGIRMPQDAAQRVLEGARHVSPMLGSRMCAARLDGRPVVMRELMPQDLKLDAERLSEADAIDAARYLARVVGHAHAIQMDDATQRAWRNELRSRRPKTVDAPSWLWRSIIELMAAHEQAYLQHCRRHVLRRTGR
- a CDS encoding PPC domain-containing DNA-binding protein, which translates into the protein MQALPLRLSPGDDLRASIEHALRRLDVHAAFVLQGIGSLSVARVRYAGVDSPAELHGDLEILTLAGSVSPDGAHLHMTVADASGRVSGGHVASGCVVRTTVELLVASLPAHRFSRERDARTGFDELVIRPASG
- a CDS encoding 2Fe-2S iron-sulfur cluster-binding protein is translated as MTYQIEITTRDGQPFGFDCEPGQDVLAAAAQAGITLPSQCRRGSCGACHATVAEGDYDLREHSIDALPAGQPGAILMCRTTPRSDLRVVAPYDHAKVLLQPVPVRIARIAALDTIADQTMRVELQVEPDDANGSAVEFEAGQFAELEVPGSGVRRPFSLANTSNWEGRLEFLIRLRPDGWFSTYLRERAQPGDPLTVRAPMGGFGLFAESLRPRWFVAGGTGLAPILSMLRRMAEYQELADARLFFGVNEESELFLLDELERLQADLPQLLVDLCVWRPGPQWAGLHGTPVDALRAALAQADVSPDLYVCGPPALVEGAREAAAAAGLPAAQFASERFTV
- the hcp gene encoding hydroxylamine reductase; translated protein: MFCYQCEQTDRTGARPGCASAKGNCGKDATTADLQDLLVHAVKGIAQYGALARGMGEPDREADRFVLYAMFTTLTNVNFHAARFVTLLREAAQTRDRVKAACDAQARATGAALPALQGPAAWQPADDLPGLLKQAAAVGIDAGLDTVGADIVGLRALVLYGLKGVCAYAHHARVLGYERDDIYEGIEAALAFLATDPTDLNALLEQALDLGRLNLKVMELLDSANTGRFGAQQPTSVRVTPVAGKAILVSGHDLGDLHALLEQTAGTGIQVYTHGEMLPAHAYPTLKAFPHLAGNYGGAWQDQQSDFAHFPGPILMTSNCIIEPLPQYRQRIFTTGPVGWPGVRHLEHHDFSTLIQAARALPGFPATAPEETITVGFGRHAVLGVADKVIDAVKAGQIRHFFLIGGCDGAAPGRNYYTEFAEQAPGDTVVMTLGCNKYRFNRHAFGDIGGIPRLLDIGQCNDSYSAIRIATALADAFECGVNDLPLSLVISWFEQKAAAVLLTLLALGLRNIRLGPTLPAFLTPGVLGVLVEQFGIQPIGDASADLAAALTRQAA
- a CDS encoding DUF3079 domain-containing protein, whose protein sequence is MAKKFALHPAHPERICWGCDNYCPTQSMRCGNGSSRTQHPAELLGDDWYQYGDWGIEFSEGEADDAPAEPAGAQS
- a CDS encoding YbaB/EbfC family DNA-binding protein, which encodes MRAGVCAALLAACTSVAAQTTDVPQSWITYAQLVGHQFEMWLEAGGDASQRLHRYLEARGPDVSADAPSPIAIRAWIGANGVVTRVDFATLGSADADAALRQLLVARALAEAPPPDMLQPLRVRLQLIANPQAVAASDTRTP
- a CDS encoding Do family serine endopeptidase, which codes for MIARYRRPARGDAMRMRMKAGRATLLRALTGGLVLACAGIAATTVARAATVATAPATSTTSTTSTTSTISAISAISAISAASAASTAPTAPTAPTAATTPAPTERSPIATNNRASATVALPNFAALVRRVGPAVVNISVTREVAQMGIQLPPGIAPDHPLAPFLARRVIGNREEVSLGSGFIVDADGVILTNRHVVGDATSVDVKLTDKREFTGRVLGSDPLSDVAVIRIDAHNLPVVATGDPARTEVGDWVMAIGSPYGFANTVTQGIVSAKSRSLPGERAIPFIQTDVPINPGNSGGPLFDLDGRVIAINSMIFSKTGGYQGLAFAIPIDIALDVKDQLLRTGKVVRGRLGVAVQEVSRALARSFGLPGPDGALITMVEPDGPAAQAGLQAGDVVLAVDGNAVAESADLLGTIAGMRAGRQVDLLLWRAGRAMHVGATVGAFDSGAAPAGVARGPARFGLVLRAATDRERRRLGVGQALVVERASGQAARAGLQPGDVVLSVNGATVASIDTLMAAMDAAHGNVVLLVQRGGTRLYVPIGAG
- a CDS encoding peptidylprolyl isomerase; this encodes MMTKMKTRALVTAGLLLAAPLAAHAQDDVIASVAQASVTQADIAGVLKAVNAEGRERLAADPAALDQVVRATLAQKAVLAEAKSKGWEKDAQVQAAIEQARRDIVARSYLASVSAPPADYPSDAEIQSAYEQNRAALTTPRALHVAQIYIAVPSNADAATLEAARKRAADLANRARGGDFAALARANSQDAASAANGGDLGFVPDSLMLPAVRQAADALKPGQVSAPVRTPSGFHVVKLIDVRAAAPRPLADVKEQLRTMLRAQRTQQNARTYLANLAANAPINEDALKKALAAAR